In Cryptomeria japonica chromosome 5, Sugi_1.0, whole genome shotgun sequence, the genomic window TAAATCACAAAGCCTATTAGGACCTATTTTTCACACAAAATACATTACCATTGCTGATTTAAAGTAGCAGGTCAACTGAGACCACGGAAGAACAAGGCTCTATAGAGCTTCAGACAAATACTTCCTAGACCTAACCCTCTATCTTCCCATAATAACACTAATCAATTATTTGACAGTTGTATCTATCAGCAATAGAGACATATATAGCAACAGCTAAGCTAAGCCACTGGAAGTGGGTTGGAGAGCAGATATTGTTCCAAGACCTTGAAGGTGTGTATAGCAGTTTCCTTGGCATTCTCTGGGTGTACAACCTCATCTTCATGAGTCGGTTCATACTCAATAATCCACTTCACGATGCAATTGCCTGATGTGACTCCAGGGCTTACCTTCAAAGTCAGCTTGTATGTCTTGTATTTATTCATTATCTGTCCATTCAGCACGGTGTGAGTGATGGTCAGGTTCACCTCATCCAAGGATTCTATTTTCTCCAATTTGTAAGTTGCCAAGTGAAACCCTGTCAAATTTTCCAACAAAATAGACATGATctgtaatcatacataatctcaaTAAAAAATCGTTGATACGACATAAAGCATCAATGTTCAAAATAGTTACATGGTTACCAGAAACAATATCAaggtataaaaaatatatatatcaaacgTATAG contains:
- the LOC131042704 gene encoding MLP-like protein 423, whose protein sequence is MAHTLSWEAEMNVPANQMYKAFENSASIFPKLMPKHFKSIDVLEGDVINPGTIGLIKYGEGFHLATYKLEKIESLDEVNLTITHTVLNGQIMNKYKTYKLTLKVSPGVTSGNCIVKWIIEYEPTHEDEVVHPENAKETAIHTFKVLEQYLLSNPLPVA